The following are from one region of the Pseudorasbora parva isolate DD20220531a chromosome 12, ASM2467924v1, whole genome shotgun sequence genome:
- the cplane2 gene encoding LOW QUALITY PROTEIN: ciliogenesis and planar polarity effector 2 (The sequence of the model RefSeq protein was modified relative to this genomic sequence to represent the inferred CDS: deleted 2 bases in 2 codons), protein MSIPPGSIVVSDWHRCADSREFFSKILHKKSRRKFGLLEAPMMPPHMNVDIVRYKVLISGKTGVGKSALAARLAGFDLPKMHYETTGIETTVVFWPVRLKDSGRVLFFRFELWDCGESAMRRFDHMLPSCKEQVDAILFLFSFTDRGSFDDLSNQISRITESSDRVVKLVVGTNVDFDLFMHTDVTESDITHFQEVWGLPVFRVGGDVSAGLGEVAPLLNALAENLWHQDCMAASSVSISPQAALRETSSEIIV, encoded by the exons ATGTCTATCCCACCTGGATCCATAGTCGTGTCGGACTGGCACCGCTGTGCAGACAGCAGAGAGTTTTTCAGCAAAATACTGCACAAGAAGAGCCGGCGAAAGTTTG GGCTCTTGGAGGCGCCGATGATGCCTCCTCATATGAATGTTGACATCGTTCGGTACAAGGTTCTTATCTCGGGTAAAACTGGAGTCGGGAAGAGTGCTCTCGCTGCCCGGCTCGCAGGCTTCGACCTCCCCAAAATGCATTATGAGACCACAG GCATAGAGACAACAGTGGTCTTCTGGCCTGTGAGACTAAAGGACAGTGGCCGTGTGCTGTTTTTCCGCTTTGAGCTTTGGGACTGTGGGGAAAGTGCCATGCGAAGATTTGACCACATGTTACCG TCATGTAAGGAACAGGTGGATGCAATTCTTTTCCTGTTCTCCTTTACTGATCGGGGCTCCTTTGATGATCTTTCAAATCAAATATCACGGATCACAGAATCTTCTGATCGAGTGGTTAAATTGGTGGTTGGCACCAA TGTAGATTTTGACTTATTTATGCACACAGATGTGACAGAGAGT GACATAACACATTTTCAAGAGGTGTGGGGT CTTCCGGTCTTCCGAGTGGGAGGTGATGTGAGTGCAGGGCTTGGTGAAGTAGCGCCCCTCCTAAATGCTCTTGCAGAAAATCTGTGGCACCAGGACTGTATGGCTGCTTCATCTGTCTCCATCTCCCCACAGGCTGCTCTCAGAGAAACGAGCTCAGAGATCATTGTATAG
- the wdr82 gene encoding WD repeat-containing protein 82 — MKLTDNVLRSFRVAKVFRENSDKINCFDFSSNGETVISSSDDDSIVLYDCQEGKPKRTLYSKKYGVDLIRYTHAANTVVYSSNKIDDTIRYLSLHDNKYIRYFPGHNKRVVALSMSPVDDTFISGSLDKTIRLWDLRSPNCQGLMHLQGKPVCSFDPEGLIFAAGVNSEMVKLYDLRSFDKGPFATFKLQYERTCEWTGLKFSNDGKLILVSTNGGTLRVLDAFKGAVLHSFGGYNNSKGVILEASFTPDSQFIMIGSEDGKIHVWNAESGMKVALLDGKHTGPVTCLQFNPKFMTFASACSNMAFWLPTIDD, encoded by the exons ATGAAACTCACAGACAATGTGCTGCGGAGTTTTAGGGTTGCGAAGGTTTTCCGAGAGAATTcggacaaaattaactgttttgaCTTCAGTTCAAACGGCGAGACCGTAATATCGAGTAGCGATGATGACTCGATTGTCTTATACGACTGCCAGGAGGGAAA ACCCAAACGGACGCTTTACAGTAAGAAGTATGGGGTTGATCTCATCAGGTACACCCATGCCGCCAACACTGTCGTCTACAGCTCTAACAAGATCGATG ATACTATACGATACCtgtccttacatgacaacaAGTACATTCGCTACTTTCCTGGGCACAATAAGAG GGTTGTTGCTCTGTCTATGTCTCCTGTTGATGACACATTCATTTCTGGCTCTCTTGATAAAACTATTCGCCTGTGGGACCTTCGCTCACCGAACTGTCAG GGTCTCATGCACCTGCAAGGAAAACCTGTGTGTTCTTTTGATCCTGAGGGGTTGATTTTTGCTGCGGGAGTGAACTCTGAGATGGTCAAACTTTATGATCTGCGGTCCTTTGATAAG GGCCCATTTGCGACATTTAAACTACAATATGAGCGAACATGTGAGTGGACGGGTCTCAAGTTCAGCAATGACGGAAAGCTCATTCTGGTCTCCACCAATGGAGGGACGCTCAGAGTGCTGGATGCTTTCAAAGGAGCCGTGCTCCACTCATTTGGG GGCTATAACAACAGTAAAGGTGTCATTCTAGAGGCTTCTTTCACACCAGACTCTCAGTTCATCATGATCG GATCAGAGGATGGGAAGATCCATGTGTGGAATGCTGAGAGTGGAATGAAAGTAGCACTTCTTGATGGGAAGCACACCGGTCCTGTCACCTGTCTGCAGTTTAACCCCAAATTCATGACCTTTGCCAGTGCCTGCTCTAACATG GCGTTCTGGTTACCCACGATTGACGACTGA